One Danio aesculapii chromosome 22, fDanAes4.1, whole genome shotgun sequence genomic window carries:
- the tm4sf18 gene encoding transmembrane 4 L6 family member 18 has translation MCSIGFARSLGFALVPLATCCIVANVLLFFPDGQLNYVQEQHVTQYIWFFMGIGGGGLAMLIPACVFLGMGKCVYSCGTESCAMCGSVIAALIGLAGSGYCFLISGLALLRGPFCFTRLGWIYPFEQDEGRYLFARERWSECIQPNHIVEWNVTLLSILLGLSTLEFLICFLQFISGLVNAVCRPCCYKQEYSLNA, from the exons ATGTGCTCTATAGGATTCGCCAGGTCTCTGGGTTTCGCCCTGGTCCCTCTCGCCACCTGCTGTATTGTAGCAAACGTCCTGCTGTTTTTTCCTGATGGACAGCTGAACTACGTCCAGGAGCAGCACGTGACACAATATATCTGGTTCTTCATGGGAATCGGAGGCGGTGGCCTGGCT ATGCTGATTCCGGCCTGTGTGTTCCTGGGAATGGGGAAGTGTGTGTATTCCTGTGGGACAGAGAGCTGTGCG atgtgtgGTTCGGTGATAGCAGCTCTGATAGGATTAGCCGGATCTGGATACTGCTTCCTGATTTCCGGTCTGGCGCTCCTGAGGGGCCCGTTCTGCTTCACTAGACTGGGATGGATATATCCTTTTGAGCAAGATGAGGGACG GTATCTGTTTGCCCGAGAGCGATGGTCTGAATGTATTCAGCCGAACCACATCGTGGAGTGGAACGTGACGCTGCTGTCTATCCTGTTGGGTCTCAGCACCCTGGAGTTCCTCATCTGTTTCCTGCAGTTCATTAGTGGACTGGTTAATGCAGTGTGCCGACCATGCTGCTACAAACAGGAGTATAGCCTAAACGCTTGA